The following coding sequences are from one Eucalyptus grandis isolate ANBG69807.140 chromosome 11, ASM1654582v1, whole genome shotgun sequence window:
- the LOC104425946 gene encoding LOW QUALITY PROTEIN: splicing factor 3A subunit 2 (The sequence of the model RefSeq protein was modified relative to this genomic sequence to represent the inferred CDS: inserted 1 base in 1 codon; deleted 2 bases in 1 codon): MDREWGSKPGSXGAASAQNEAIDRRERLRRLALETIDLAKDPYFMRNHLGSYECKLCLTLHNNEGNYLAHTQGKRHQTNLAKRAAREAKDAPAQPQPNKRKVNVRKTVKIGRPGYRVTKQFDPETKQRSLLFQIEYPEIEDLSKPRHRFMSSYEQRIQPFDKRYQYLLFAAEPYEIIAFKVPSTEIDKSTPKFFSHWDPDSKMFTLQLYFKTKPLETNKPQPPPAANGTTAPGAPPRPPPQAPPPPPPPQGLPPGAPPRNAPPPMPGSAPPPPPPMANGPRPMPPGGAPPAPPPPPVGPGASYTPGAQLNRPPMPPPHGFPGQQMHG, encoded by the exons ATGGATCGGGAGTGGGGTTCGAAGCCCGGGA GGGGCGCCGCCTCCGCCCAGAACGAAGCCATCGACCGCCGCGAGCGCCTCCGCCGCCTCGCCCTCGAGACCATCGATCTCGCCAAGGACCCCTACTTCATGCGCAACCACCTCGGCAG TTACGagtgtaagctttgcttgacgCTGCACAACAACGAGGGGAACTACTTGGCGCACACGCAGGGGAAGAGGCATCAGACCAACTTGGCGAAGAGAGCGGCTCGCGAGGCGAAGGATGCGCCTGCTCAGCCTCAGCCCAATAAGCGGAAGGTTAATGTTCGCAAGACGG TCAAGATTGGTAGACCTGGGTACAGGGTGACAAAACAATTTGATCCAGAGACAAAGCAAAGATCCCTTCTTTTCCAg ATTGAATATCCTGAGATAGAGGATCTTTCGAAGCCAAGGCATCGTTTCATGTCATCTTATGAGCAG AGAATCCAACCTTTTGATAAGAGATACCAATATCTTCTCTTTGCAGCAGAACCTTATGAGATTATTGCTTTCAAG GTTCCTAGCACAGAGATTGACAAATCAACTCCGAAGTTCTTCTCACATTGGGATCCGGATTCAAAGATGTTCACG TTGCAGTTGTATTTCAaaacaaagccactggagacgAACAAACCTCAACCTCCCCCTGCAGCCAACGGCACTACTGCACCAGGTGCCCCGCCGAGGCCACCACCTCAAGCTCCGCCACCGCCTCCTCCACCCCAAGGATTACCACCAGGAGCCCCTCCAAGAAACGCACCACCTCCAATGCCAGGATcagctccgcctccgcctccaccaaTGGCAAATGGGCCCAGGCCCATGCCTCCCGGTGGAGCTCCA CCTGCACCTCCACCACCCCCTGTTGGTCCTGGAGCAAGTTATACTCCCGGTGCACAATTGAACAGGCCTCCGATGCCACCTCCGCATGGTTTTCCGGGTCAACAGATGCATGGTTAA
- the LOC104425947 gene encoding ras-related protein RABC2a — translation MASPSDQDSKYDLSFKILLIGDSGVGKSSLILSFISASQETIAPTIGVDIKIKHLTVGGKRLKLTLWDTAGQERFRTLTNSFYRDAQGIMLVYDVTRRETLTNLTDLWAKEVELYSTNKDCVKMLVGNKLDCESDRVVTKEEAVALAGELGCLFAECSAKTRENVEKCFEQLALKIMEVPSLQKEKDKPMPIPNPPSAGSDSGGCC, via the exons ATGGCTTCTCCTTCAGACCAGGACAGCAAATACGATTTGTCATTCAAAATACTGCTGATCGGAGATTCTGGGGTTGGCAAAAGCAGTCTTATTCTCAGTTTCATCTCTGCTTCTCAGGAGACCATTGCCCCTACCATTG GAGTTGATATTAAGATCAAGCATCTAACGGTTGGTGGGAAGAGACTAAAGCTCACGTTATGGGACACTG CTGGACAGGAGAGATTTAGAACATTGACAAACTCCTTCTACCGAGACGCCCAGGGCATCATGCTTG TGTATGACGTGACGAGACGAGAAACACTCACAAACTTGACGGATCTATGGGCAAAAGAAGTTGAGCTCTACTCCACTAATAAAGACTGCGTTAAGATGCTTGTGGGAAACAAACTCGATTGT GAATCAGACAGAGTAGTAACAAAAGAGGAGGCAGTTGCTCTTGCGGGAGAGCTCGGATGTCTGTTCGCCGAATGCAGCGCTAAAACTAGAGAAAATGTGGAAAAATGCTTTGAACAGCTTGCCTTAAAG ATAATGGAGGTTCCCAGCCTGCAAAAAGAGAAAGACAAGCCCATGCCCATACCCAACCCACCTAGTGCGGGATCTGATTCGGGTGGCTGCTGCTAA